A region from the Hydra vulgaris chromosome 10, alternate assembly HydraT2T_AEP genome encodes:
- the LOC136086292 gene encoding uncharacterized protein LOC136086292, with protein MSEHLHRVQTSEKKNISHYLGDQIQNEIINIISDAIKKEILEMLHSSKYYSIILNTTPGISHTEQLTIVIRFVYHNKSRNIAEIREHFLGFQSVTDTTGVGLFEFIINHLKLMNINILDLRGQSHDNGANMRGRHNGLQQKILEINS; from the coding sequence ATGTCTGAACATTTACATCGCGTTCAAACGTCTGAGAAAAAGAATATTAGTCATTATTTAGGTGATCAGATTCAAAACGaaataattaacattataaGTGATGCTATTAAGAAAGAGATTTTAGAAATGCTCCACtcttcaaaatattattcaatcaTTCTTAATACAACACCAGGCATAAGCCATACTGAACAGTTAACCATTGTCATAAGATTTGTTTATCACAATAAATCTAGAAATATTGCAGAAATACGTGAGCATTTTTTAGGATTCCAAAGTGTAACTGACACAACCGGTGTAGGTTTATTCGAGTTCATCATTAACCATTTGAAATTGATGAACATTAATATATTAGATTTACGCGGACAGTCGCACGATAACGGAGCCAATATGCGTGGTAGACATAATGGACTCcaacaaaaaattcttgaaataaATTCATGA